Below is a genomic region from Methanobrevibacter sp..
TAACTGGTTGGGGAAGTCCACCAGGAACCCAGACCAAGTATACTGGACCAAACAGTAAACCATTCTAGAAAAAGAGGGATTATATTGAAGAAAGAGAATCATTGTGATGGTTGTTGTTACAGGGAATGGCACAACGGGGATATAACCCGTTGTAACTTCCTTTACAATGACCAAAGATGCATAATACATGAAGAGGCTAAACGATGAACCTAGACAACCGAAGACTAATCGAAATCCAAAAAGAAAAAAAATTATTCAAAAGCCTACTAGATAAAGCAGACACAATCACTGACTGTTTAACCTACCAAGGCAAACTAGACATACTTGAAAACGAGGAAAAACAAATCCTAAAAAGAAGTGATGTGATAATATGAAATATAGTAAAACGGAAATGAAAACCGCCGCCAAAACCATTCGTAAAAATATTAAAAAAGGTAACGGCAGACCCGAAAAAATCAAAATGACCGATACTAACGGGGATAAACACAAATTAAAACTAAAACAATACCTCGGATTATTCAAACAATGGAACATCTTCAGATTAAAAAATGGTAGATATCCTAATTATGTAACTTATGTTGGTAAATCCAAAGAACCAACAGTAATTAATTATCAAGACAATGGGTATCAATGTGCCTGTGCATCATTCAATATGGCATTACAATCCTTATTTGACTGGGAGGATGAAACCACCATTGCCCAAGCATTCAACACTGGTAAATACGGAACTAGTCCATCTGATATGATTAATGGTGCAAAGAAATTTGGTTACAAAATACAACCAATCAATCGTAACCAAAAAGCATTACAAAAAGCATTCGACAAAGGCTACGGAGTAATAGCACATATCGACACCATTAAAGCTCCTTGCCTAGGTTACAAGAACAATTATGGACATTACATTAACATACAAAGAATAACCAAAGCCGGAAACTATCGTGTATTTGACCCAACCAAAGGAGTATTAAGCGTTAAACCCTCATGTATTGATAATGCAATGTTAAACCGTACACTTAATTATTATCAGGTAGTGATAGAATGAAAAACACTTTAACTGCTGAAGATATTAGTTTCCGTAAAGATATTCATTTAAGAAACCTTAAACGTAAACTTGCAAAAATCAAAGAATACCCAGTGTTAACTGATGAGTATTTTGAGTTAAAAAAAGAAATTGAAACATTAGAGAAAGAATTAGAATAAAAACCTTTTTTTTCGATGACATAGACTCCAACACCATCCACTGAGTAGTAGCGAATATGAAACGAGGATGTAAAAATATAAACTTTTAAAAGAAACTACTTTCCATAATTAGTTTGAAAAATATTATCCTATACTACCTG
It encodes:
- a CDS encoding cysteine peptidase family C39 domain-containing protein translates to MKYSKTEMKTAAKTIRKNIKKGNGRPEKIKMTDTNGDKHKLKLKQYLGLFKQWNIFRLKNGRYPNYVTYVGKSKEPTVINYQDNGYQCACASFNMALQSLFDWEDETTIAQAFNTGKYGTSPSDMINGAKKFGYKIQPINRNQKALQKAFDKGYGVIAHIDTIKAPCLGYKNNYGHYINIQRITKAGNYRVFDPTKGVLSVKPSCIDNAMLNRTLNYYQVVIE